Genomic DNA from Salvia miltiorrhiza cultivar Shanhuang (shh) chromosome 1, IMPLAD_Smil_shh, whole genome shotgun sequence:
TTTATCAAGCTAGGCTTCGGTCAAGTGGGAAGGTTGTTGCTATAAAAGTGCAGAGGCCTGGAGTTAGAGCTGCAATCTCGTTGGACATACTGATCTTGCGTTTCCTGGCAGGAATTATAAGGACTGTAGGAAGATTTAACACAGACCTTCAGGTAGTATGGAATAAATCTTCGACACATTTCTCGAATTTGATTTCTGAACACAATTTATGTCACCTCAACACAGGTAGTCCGTATCTTATCATTTTCTAGTTTTCTTAACACATAACACGTCAAAAAGTTCAGTGATCAGAGAAAATTTGCATCTATTTTCTATCATATATCTCCTCTTAGTTCATATATCTTTCTTTGGGTTAAGTGTAACTAATACCTTATAACCATTTTGCAGTCAGTGGTTGACGAATGGGCATCAAGCCTTTTCcgggtatttttctttttttcacttCTTTATGGAATTTCGATGCTCTGAATATGCCGCAGTCTAAAAAGGAACTTTCTTGGCTATCACACATACTGACGTGTAGAACTTAATATTGCACTACCTTAGACAAAAACAAGTTTATTGACCCTTTGGCTTGTATTGGTTGTGATTATTTCTAGAAAATACAATTATATTAATGTGACGTTtgattttactaattttatttgatgACACATTTTTCTTGGTAGAGCATCACTTGAAGTTCTACTCAACACTTCTTCTTAGTGCTTCATATTGAATACAGGTAATCCAATTGAATGCAGGAGATGGATTACAACCAAGAAGCAAAAAATGGAGTAAAGTTTAGGTAAGTAATTTTTCTTGCTGCTATAATAGCGCCTCAAGATCCTTTAACTTTAAAAGGCCTGTCTTGTAGTTTGGACCGGCAACATTTGATTGGTAAAAAGAGATCCTTAAGTATTTGATAATCTGCTACTGTTGTGAGCAGTGAATGATGGAGAAAGTCTAATGATTGATGGAAGCTATCAAACTTAGCAGTCATTTCAATCTATGTTGTCCTTGAACTTCTGTTAGAAACAGTTCTAGTCTGGCGATAAATTTACTGGTAGCAGACAAAGTTCTATATCTTAATGAATTTTCTCAGATCCATTTACTTCACATATCTATGGAAGATATATGATAATAGTTATGATCCATAATCTGCATGCTTGTTGATTCCATGGATTTGTTCGTACATTTTTTTCATCTATTCTTTTGTTCTGTGAAATCAGAAGGCTACTTTCAAGAAGGCTTTCTAATATTTGCTACTTGATCAGACAGTTATACGGCAGCATAAAGGATGTTGTGGTTCCTGAAATGTATGTTGACCAAACAACTGGCAGGGTTCTCACCATGCAATGGATTGAGGTAACTTCAATCTTTTGTTTATGTGAATATGTACGCTCCTTAGTCCTTAGGGCATTTAAACTTATAAATGATCAAAATATCAAACTGAAAGGTAGTTGATCTGTTTGTTGATCCGGTTATTGCATGCATTCTACCTCAGCAAAGAACTTTTTTCATTCTACTTCCAAGTATGTTCATCAATTTATTGTCATGGTATCAGTAACTTTGGCTATGAAGTTTTCCTCTATATATCGGTTTTGTGGTATGCAGTATAAGAAAGTTGTTCAACCAAACTGATGATCAgagtgatattttttttaattctaaaatgTCGTTCTTTTTTATGAGAAAGCCATGTTTATGGCTCATATTGCATCATGTAGGGTCAAAAGCTAGAGGAAGTGAAGGATCTTTACATGATTCAGGTCTATTCTTGAAACTAGTTGCAGTCTGCTCTTCTATTATCTGAATCGACTTCTATACAACTAGTTGCTTTATTGATGGCCAACAGGTCGGGGTCTATTGTTCATTCAATCAACTTCTAGAGTATGGGTTTTATCATGCTGATCCGCATCCTGGAAACCTGCTTCGCACATATGATGGGAAACTAGCCTACCTAGGTACTTTTTTTGCACAGTATTTACATGATTATGCatatgaagaagatgaattaCAACTTAATATGAAGATGACAAGTTGCAACATATAGTGAAAATTAGTCGCCGTCATTTAGAAATCGGTCTTCTCTTTGGTGGATATTCATAATGCAGAAATATTTCATTACATTGTTATGATATACAGTTGATAAGTTGAGTTCAGTTCCTAGATCAATCAATGCTAAGGCCTGGGACTgacaaaattcaatttttaaggGAATACGATTTCTGAAGCAATATTGTTCATTTAAACATGGTTTTGAGGAGCTGACCAGAAAACGGCTATGCTTTATAAGAATGTGGCAGCCTGATATGATATGCCTCTTATAGTCTCTGGGCCTACTATATTAGGTTTTGTAATTGCATTTCAAACCGTAGCATTCATCAATTTCTGAAAGATATAACTTATTCCTCAGACTTTGGCATGATGGGTGAATTCAAAGAAGAACTTCGTGATGGATTTATTGAAGCTTGTCTCCACCTTGTTAACCGTGATTATGATGCACTTGCAATAGACTTTGTAACTCTTGGGTACTTTGACTATCCTGGTCTGCATTAAGTTGATGCATGCTTCTTATTGAGTATATATTCAAGAGCGAAACTTAATTCCACAGGCTTCTTCCAccaacagctgacaaggaagaAGTTACAAAAGCATTAACAGGTCCTATCTGACCCTAAGATGCAGTATACTTACTACTGTAGTACTCTTTCTAATTCATTGCCTTTCATCTAGTTCTTTCTCATTCTCCATCGGCTATTATTCAGTTTCTGTAATGTGAGATGATATGCAGGTGTCTTTCGAGGTGCCGTTGACAAAGGAGTTCAGAACATTAGCTTTGGGGATCTTCTTGGAGATTTGGGATTCACCATGTACTTGTTTCCTGACATCTTCACCTTCTACTGGATAATCTCCATTTGTGTTTGTTTCCGAATCCAGGAACTGATAATGTTTTCTGGGTAACTTCATTAGAATTGTAATTGCTGGTGACCGGATGCAAAACTACTTATGCACATCAGCATACTGATAGAACCTTATCCTGTCACcttatttaaaaatttgatCAGTGTTTTTCATGTTTTTGGAGTATATTCTATTTTATCATAAAGCCTTTTCCTCTGTTATGGCTGCAGGTACAAATACAAGTTCAGGATTCCATCTTATTTTTCTCTCGTCATTAGAAGGTGGATTTGTATATTTTATCTGTTATTCTATGATTTATGAATATATAATACTCTTTCAAGATAACTATATTTCTTCTAGACTTCTAGTCGTGTGGAATCAACTTAACACTTACTGTTTCATCTCTCTTGGTGCTCCAGTCTGGCTGTTTTGGAAGGAATTGCCATCGGCTCTGATCCAAATTACAAAGTTTTGGGAAATACTTACCCTTGGATTGCCAGGAAGGTGCTTATTGGTAGCTCAGCGAAATTGAAATCTTCGTTGCAAGCTCTTCTTTACAAGGTATACCTACTGCCAGAAGGATGATGGTTGGTCTTTCAAAGCTCTTTACTAACCACTTTCTGCGAGTCGAACATCATTCTTGATCAAATCAAGATACTGAtctcaagtttttttttaaCTAGGATGGCGTGTTCAGAATTGATCGACTAGAGTCTCTCTTATCAGAGGTGAGATAAAATTTCTTTGTAATATTACTCGTCATTTGTCTCCTCTCTCCACCATGTCCTTTGGTTCAATAAGAAATCCCTGAGAACTGAATTTACCTTGTGCCCTCTTGCCCCGTTGTTTATGTATGAGATAAGTCCGTTGTCcccttattttgttatttataattttgtatATAGATATTCTGTTGTTCCCATATTTTGCTATTTAGAGAACCATTTGAGGAGATCCATTTAAGATGATATTCAAGTAAATTTGCATTCGGCTTCATGGTCAATCAGTAATCAGTATTAGTATCTAATATTAAAGTGGTCACCGAGCCACTCATAGCTCTTCGGAGATCTTTATCGCTTGGGAATTGTTCCTGATTCAGTTACCTCAGCGATGTAAGCTCCTCCTATAGGAGAGGGCACTCAAAACTTAATTATTCCCATACTAAAGAAGTCTTGTATTGATTCATGATGTTTAAAGCTGTTTAGTTTCAGGTAGTCATAGTATTTGTACACCTGAAACCTAATAAGATACATATTTTCTCGAGGAACTACTAAACTGCCTCACAACCAATTGTTAAATGAGTTTCCAGTTGGACTTGCGGACAATTTTCTGATTAAAGGTTTCCTTTGGGACAGTCATTGCGTGCCAGGACAGAAAGAGCATTGATTGGAGAACAGGTAGAAGACAACTCTAAGAAGATGATCAAGCAAGTTCTTTCTTTTACTTTGGATGAGACGGTATTTCTAAGTTCTATCTTCTTGTTAATTAGCAAAATGCAGAAAGTAGATCAAAAGTACTCTTAACATGATAAAATCCATTCTATTTAATGCGCAGGGAGCATTGGTGAGAGAAATACTTCTTGACGAATTTGCCAAGGTTAGATCTGGAGACATCTTCCTGAATTGCTTTTTCTGGATTTCATAAACGTATTTTCATACAATGGTATTAAGAATCCATAGATTGTATGATGTCCGCGTTAACAAAGAAGGCTAGAGACACTTTAGAAGACCAGTAACCTGATTAATTGTCAAAGAAATCGAAGTCCACGGAATAGGAAAGGTTTTTAATATTTGCCAATGCCAACCCTTATGAGTTTAAATCTGCATGTGCATATGCCGACTTTTTCACTGAAGCTGTTTGTGTGGGTGAGGTAAAATTAATCATTTGAGCAAACTATGAAAAGTTCTTATGTTAAGATGCAATATCTGCTCACCATTTTAGCTCTTAATTCTGTTGCTTTGCAAGTCATTACCAACTTTTCAAGGgctatattttttcttactaCTTTTTTATAAGTGTGATCATATAGGGGTTGGATGCACTTGGATTAGCGACCTTGGACTCACTTACAGCAAACCTACCCTTCAGGCCAAGTTCGACCTCCATGACTGATGAAGATATCAACAATCTGCGAACACTGAGACGCCTTATGCTATTAATTTCTGAGCTTCAACGAACTGAAACTTCTGCAGTGGTTTGTTACAAACACTCCCTTTGCTTCCCCATTCCAAAGGATACTAGTTGTTGCTTAACTATGATGATGAAAAATAAGTAAGTAGTAATAAATTTTATGATTCGTTGATTTCTCGTGGCAGGGAGACAATGGAGTTGGCTCGTATGACTCCTCAGATGGAGCCGCGCTGCTCCCTTATGGATTGAGATCTTCTCAGGAAATGCTGCCACTTCTTCTCTCTGCAATTTCCGAGGTAGGAATCATGGATCAAACATATTCTCAACTGGCTTTTAGCTAGGGACCTATGGCATCTTGCCCTTTCATACTTTATTCATACACAACGGATGATGCTTTTTAACAGTATTCATCTATCGTCAACAGCTAAGAAAATTAGTGCTTTTGCATCAAGTTTGGATGATTTCTCCCTCACTAACGTGCGCCATTGTAAAACTCTTTCAGCTCCCACAAGGTTCACAACAACAATTGCTAAGACTGCCAGCAGATCTGGCTGGAAAACTAGTCTCGCGCATTGCTGCTAGGACGTTAAAACGGGCATTCCTACTAAATTGATTTGTCAAAGCTGTGCTCATCTCATCAAACATGGAGGATTTTTCGTGTTTTCACATCAGCCTTACGATTTTGTTTCGGATTTTGCTCCGACCATCGGATGATCAGATGGAGAGCAGCACCCAACTCAACTGCAAAAACTTACAATAGCAAAGCTGCAAAGGTAGAAAATATGGCTCACATTTATTCCGTGGAATTGGCCGCTTGTTATTCACTCAAATACTCTTTGTTTCAATCTGTATAAGTGATTTTTGGTGGAAGATTATATATTCGGTGTTCAAACTAGTTACTGTAGAAAGATTATACCATGCTAATCTTCAATCTTTAACTAGGAAAAGTGGAAAAGACGAAGCATTATTGATTCATTTCGACATTACAAACTTCTGAAGTAACTCACTCAGTAGTATCTGTGGTTTGAATAAGTGTGTTCAGTTAGCATGCAATAATACTATAATAGGAATTTGACTTATGAGCTATAGAGCTAAACTAGTACAGTACAtatattgatatttttattattttttatttaaagaactATGGAGAAAGATACCTATTTATTTCCGTTGTAAACCTTAATTTGCTTTAATTTCATTTTGGCTGACAGAAAGTGAACGTGATCGGACACCTGAAAGTATATTATTTGGTTCCTTTTAGATTTGTTATTATTTGAAAATTGGATAAACCGGACAATCAAATCACAGATTTGGAAATTAAAATCGGCAGTGTTCCAATCAAATTAAACTTTATATTATtaagattataattattttcGATTTCGAAGAATCTGGACAACGAATTACAATTGTTCCTCACGAAGAAAACAAGAAGGAACTGCATTACTTGAACATGAACAAGAAATAAAGTCGAAATGATTGATGATTGATTTTAGGACTGCGAAACAGCAAATTTTATTCAATCAACGTTATGTGAAGTAAGCAACTTCAACTCTTGTAGACAACATATTTAGAAAATGTGGTATATGGTCCATCATCAGTAACAAGGCCTAGTAATTGTTGGTAGAGTAGCCGCCTGCAACCAAAGGAGAATAAAGAAGGGAAGAGCCATATGTAATAAATTTGCTACTTAATTTTGTTTGTAATtcatgtaattttatttttcaaaattttactactattatttatataaaaacaaCTCACTCAAcggaaataataaattttataagtaCTTGACTCAATGGGAACCCtaaataatactccttccgCCCCTGAAatagcttcctctttggggacggcacgagttttaatgaaaaattgtaaagtgtattgatagtgaagaaaaagtactccctcctgTTCATATTATATGTCGTCCTAAGTTCGTACacacatattaataaaaaataagtttacctaaattaaccttatttattGATAAACAGATAACTAGTGGAGAGAGAAACTAACTATCTTCTCCATGATGCGCCACCACAATTGTGAATGCATATGCATGAGTAATTaatgaaagagaaaataatTAAGGGCAAATAATGGAAAAAAATTCCAAAACGACACTCAAattacaaataatttaaaagCTTAGAACGACAATCATTTAGAATAGGATGGAGTATTATactattattggaagttgtgaaaaagtgttataattaatattgggagtggtgaaaagtgaaaaatatattattagtggtggaatAGTTGCCTAaaattggaaagaaagaaagatgaagttatttgagagacgtcccaaaaagaagaaaaaaaaaagaagttatttcagggacgaagggagtactagtaatttaaaaataaatactgaaCTCAACGAAGTTAAGTCCTAGCAAGTTATATGAGCTACGTATTAGGAATTGCTTGGCTTGATTTAATGATtattaatcaaaattaaaaggtaaAATTAATTGTAGAAACTCAAAACTAAAAGATGAAAATAATTGTACAAACTCAATGATTGCACTcactaaaatattaaaaaaaaaattaaacggtACAGATAATTAAACTGTGAGAACACTTGCACTAGAAAGTAACTAAATTACAATAATGCATTGAACGTGTAAATTCAATATTCTCACAGTTCTCACCATAAGAATTTTTTAGTTGTACCATTTTATATCCTTTAACTTTTGAACATGTGTATTTACACATGCTTAATGCAACTCCAGATTTGCTAAAGCAGCCAAAATGAAAATGGCTACAATTCTACAATGCAAAGACTACACATGCAAACCACGTTCATGTAAGTGCTGTTGGAAATCCTAAGCTTTGCAAAATGCTGAATATTTCAAAACTGCATTCATATTTCCAATGATGATCCGGCGAGGCACCGGAGCAAAAACTCCCTATTAACATATAAATGAATACCACATAATAGTGTTATCCATCAATCAGTCAGGTTCTAATCAGCATCCATAATATAGCACACATTACTCCTAACAAAGACAAAAAGACAAGACCAGATCTAGATTTGCCAGAACTTCTAGAAGTTGCCATGGCATTACCTGCAGTAACATTTAAGTTTCTGGCATTCATTCTTACTCTACCGAAGCTAGACATTCGTTCGAAAGCCCTATTCACCAAAGCACTTTCAGAAGCTGAAGCAGGAGTTGTTGGTATAGACTCCACAAAGGACCAGAGAGCAGAGGAGAACCATGAGTCTGTACCACCATCATCCTGTTTGCCACTTCCATTTTGATTTGCTCCGGCAGAATGATTTATAAAACCATAATTCGGATTTTGATGTAAAACACCTAAACATGGCAAAATCCGCTAATATATTAGTAAACAATCTAAACAAGTTCAATACAAGAAGAGCTCTTGAAGCTGGCTCAAACTCCCCCACTTTCCACTTGGGCATAAGAGTTTTCACCATCTTGAAGATGACATGGTCTTCCATACCATCCATCTGACCAAGAGCTCACTCTTAGATTAAGTAGAATAAGAGAGTAAACAGTGTGCAAGTCATGACAAAATAAACAAAGTCATAGATGCTTATGCAGCAGCTTAATGAACAGGTATAGATTCTTTTGTAGCAGCTCATAATTAATAGTCATACATGCTTTTGAAGTTCATAAAAAATGTAGTCATAAACGTTTCTGTAGCAGATCAAAATGTAGAAAGCCACTGATGCGTCTGTAACAGTTCAAAAATTTCTTCAGTATGGATTCCACTAATATCAGTACCTGAAGTCGATGGAGGAACGAATCCCTGATTTGTGTGTGCCTCGGTTACGACACTGCAACTTTGGCCGTCAGTGCTCATCTCATAGCTGATTCCGTCGGAATTGTTAAAGTGTTGCTGAAGAATGTAGGTTGTAGTATTCTCAACGTTGTTCATATAGCAGCTTGAGGTTGGATCAATAGCTCCATTTCTAAAGCTATTCGTGTATGATTGAGATGTCTGCCTGGACTCATCAGGCCCCGCATCACAAAGAAAGAGGGGTGCATCTTGAAACAGTTCAAGCTCGTGCAGACAATCCAAATCATCAAATGGAAACTCATCCATATCTTTAACCAGTTCACCAGGGTTTTGTGCAGTTGGATCTGGGCCCAAATCATTCAATTCGAGAAAATCTTCGAGGAAGGTCTCATCAGTGGCACGAGAATTTAGCACATTAGCAACTGGGGCAGAAGAAACCTCAGGTGCGTCGGTAGTCTGGAATTGAGATGTGCCCGACTGTGTGAGGTCAAAACTAGTTGCTAGAATAGGTTGCTGTAAAAATGGTTGGGGAGCTGCCAAAGAAATGTCCCTGGAGGATTTGCCAACCAACGAACTATAAGTTTCCTCACCAGCAAACTGATCTAGATTAAACTCATGATCAACGACTGGTGGCTGAACAGGGAGGGGCTCATCTACAATTTGGTTCATGATCTCCTCAAGATAATCAAGTGAGGAAAGGTCTTGAAAATCAACCAATTTAGTAATATTGGCAGGAGGTGTTTCATTAACCGGATTCAGTATAATTTCCTTCTCAATTGGAGATGGAACTTCAGCTTCGTCATCAGCCCAGTCCTCCTCCCTAAACGGTGCACCATATTGCTCACCATTTTTGGGACCAGGCCCACTTTTCTTGTAGACCTTGTACAGCACAAAGTACTCCGTAGCAGCCTGGCATCTTTTCAGCTCTTCTTCATCCATGGTGTATTCGTGCATCACCCAATCCGTGCGCTCTCCTTTAGGTGCACGACCTCTATAGAAGACCAGAGTCTTCTTTAAACCAACAGCACGAGCACCACATGAGATGACACGGTCCTTCCCAGTTGCTTTCCAATATCCATGCCTTGTCGCCCTATTAGACCTTGCTCCATTTGGGTATTTCCTATCCCTTGGACTAAAGAAGAACCACTGCCTATCACCTGTTTTCAGTTTCGACAGCCCTGCATTTCAGCCATGTAAAAAGTCACTAAGCAGCACAATAATGAAGAGAGCGAATTTTGCGACAAAGAACTAAAGATCAGAAACCAGCTGTCCAACTCAATACATGCAACCCTATGCTAAGATTGCAATCACACATAAAATCCCAAATCTCACAAAAGCAAATATATAGATCCATGGTTTGGACATTTTTCCAGTGATTACAAGTTCAAATATACACAAACAGCCTTCCGAAATACATGCATACAATGCAATTGGACTAGAAACAAACTAAACAACATAAAGAGATAGAAAGCAAAAAAACAGCCATcatgaaaaaggaaaacaaaccTATCCACATGGACGGTTGACTTCAATTACAATCAGCATTAACATTTAACACCAAATCTAAATCGCAACAAACAGAACAATCAAGAACACATCATAAACCCTGAAGAACAGTTGATCAGATATCTGACCAAATCAAACATAACAAGCCAGTCTAACAAATAATAACCTAATCCAGTATACTCGTAAACAGACGGTCAACGATGAAATCAAATccaaaaaagggggaaattattGAGCGATAAACCTTACCAGGTAACTCCTCGGGATCCCACTTGTAAACATCGGTCTCAGCGATGACGTCGAGAAGATGGCGCTGGCAGCAGATCTTCCGCTTCAGATAGTAAAGCACGAGCTCCTCATCAGTCGGGTGGAATCGGAATCCCGGCGGGAAAACATTACCGTCGCCAGAAATATCCGATTTCACCTTCATATTACCACTGAATAACCCGGAAAAAGGGGGGAATGTTTGTGAGGCTTCAGTGTGTGTGGTGTGCGTGTCTGAGATTGAGAAAAACCTAGCAGAAGGGGGGAATTGGGCGAGAAAGAGGAGTGGCGGAGAAGGAAACCAACTCTTCTTGGGTCAATGAGATAGATATTAACTAATCAAAAAAGAGAAGTCGAAGTTTCTTGGAAACTTATGGTAAGGAATTTTGATAGGCTGCGAGTGAAGTGCACTGTGCTTCTTGTGGGGTTTAGTTGACTTTATTTGTTGACTGAGCTTCACCTTTTGCagagtttatttatttatttccttcTGTGATTGGTGTGGAAAGGAGGTTCCGTCGTCGACTAGGAGACTactagtactcccttcgtccacgataagtgtggtgtgGATGGAAGAGCCACgggtttttaaaaaatagtgaGAGATGTATATAAAGTAGAGAAAGGGTCCCGCCAAAATTAAATTGctagttaattaataaatggtATATATATCGTGGACGGATGAGATAAACGTATAAATGTATATGTCATAAAATGAAAAGATCACATTTATTGTGGACGGATGAAAATGGCAAAAataccacacttatcgtggacgGGGAGAGTATTATGAATTTAGAGCTTCCAAAATATATGCTTTCTCCGTTCCATTATTGTTGTGCTTCCTAAAATTGTACTCTCtccattttattattattatcgcaaaattttatatacaaaaattaagaaaaatatataaattaataaaatgtgaTATGATCCACACTTTATGAAAGGTTAAATTTTACCTTTTATAGAAATAAGACaataataatatgaaaatgagaagagaataaTGAGACAATCCAAAATGGTAAATGAAACATGGGACATATGAAGTATTTGGCTTTGATTTAAAAGAAACGATAAATTTACTTTTATTGGAAAATTTTAGTTGATTACTCATCGAAGTGTTTAATTGTGTAAGACGTCTTACTGATCATAATCCATAAGATATggatatcaataaaattaaaaaatatacgATATAAGTATATGAATTTAGATCTAACTCCTGATCCATTTTACAAATTTTGagttaaaaagaaaattttgatattatatGCTTCAATCACAATTGCAAGTCTTAACTAATGTCTCAATTTGAAAATAGATAGTATTTATTTAGCGAAATACCACCAAACTACAATGTTTGTAGTATTGTGGTAATGCTTTAAATTGGAATCGATTAATTTACACCATTTATCCCAATAATAATTGAAGAGTATTGTGGTGGCAGTTAAATGGAGTGCAACATACTTTGCCAATATATCGCAATTCAAAAGATACGGATATTTTCAAAACTGCTTTTGATTTACCAAAGATTTTCAGCAAATCAATGAGGCAAAGTTCTATTTACATATTCTACGAGAGCTATGAACACAAACCAATAACCCTCTTTGAGATTCCAGTCAGTAGCCATAGAATAGCACAGATTACTCCAAGTATAGAAAAACATAAG
This window encodes:
- the LOC130994778 gene encoding NAC domain-containing protein 17-like, whose amino-acid sequence is MKVKSDISGDGNVFPPGFRFHPTDEELVLYYLKRKICCQRHLLDVIAETDVYKWDPEELPGLSKLKTGDRQWFFFSPRDRKYPNGARSNRATRHGYWKATGKDRVISCGARAVGLKKTLVFYRGRAPKGERTDWVMHEYTMDEEELKRCQAATEYFVLYKVYKKSGPGPKNGEQYGAPFREEDWADDEAEVPSPIEKEIILNPVNETPPANITKLVDFQDLSSLDYLEEIMNQIVDEPLPVQPPVVDHEFNLDQFAGEETYSSLVGKSSRDISLAAPQPFLQQPILATSFDLTQSGTSQFQTTDAPEVSSAPVANVLNSRATDETFLEDFLELNDLGPDPTAQNPGELVKDMDEFPFDDLDCLHELELFQDAPLFLCDAGPDESRQTSQSYTNSFRNGAIDPTSSCYMNNVENTTTYILQQHFNNSDGISYEMSTDGQSCSVVTEAHTNQGFVPPSTSGVLHQNPNYGFINHSAGANQNGSGKQDDGGTDSWFSSALWSFVESIPTTPASASESALVNRAFERMSSFGRVRMNARNLNVTAGNAMATSRSSGKSRSGLVFLSLLGVMCAILWMLIRT